In a genomic window of Shouchella clausii:
- a CDS encoding OPT/YSL family transporter, whose translation MKQRTFDWTLILLSVLIAVFGAIIGMQIITTLGVTPNTSIIGAMIAMLIARIPMQMFHRYRQLETQNLVQTTISAATFGAANSLLIPIGIPFVMGLPELVFPMLVGAGFALIIDALILYKVFDSKLFGANEAWPSGVATAEALRAGDEGGKKAKFLGIGIAGGLAGSALGIPMSALGVAFIGNIWALSMFGIGLLINGYSQPWFHFNINDYYIPHGMMIGAGLVALLQFIYTIVKGQTSKKRTITKKSEQATNHVYTRSELDVAKGFGFGFLAYVIGAMLVAFLAGLYTELSVGQLVLFILFAAFATLVSEMIVGVAAMHSGWFPAFAVTLIVLLIGIMLGFPPIALALLTGYTAATGPAFADFGFDLKTGFLIRGRSNWEQELYGRRLQLIAGMIGLVVAIVMVLLFHQMYFAQDLVPPVDRVFTATIQEGIAGETGKYLLIWAIPGAIIQLIGGAKRQLGIMLATGLLVMNPWAGWAVLVGILARIVILKWKGEAGESAMFTTAAGFIAGDALYSFFSSVFKAR comes from the coding sequence ATGAAACAACGCACATTTGACTGGACTTTAATTTTGCTTTCCGTATTAATTGCCGTTTTCGGAGCGATTATCGGTATGCAGATTATTACTACTCTTGGCGTAACACCAAATACTTCTATTATTGGTGCAATGATTGCGATGTTAATTGCGCGTATTCCGATGCAAATGTTCCATCGCTATCGCCAACTGGAAACGCAAAACTTGGTACAGACGACAATTTCAGCGGCCACATTTGGAGCAGCAAACAGTTTGCTTATCCCGATTGGCATACCTTTCGTAATGGGGCTGCCTGAACTTGTGTTTCCGATGCTTGTCGGTGCAGGTTTTGCTTTAATCATTGATGCCCTTATTTTATACAAAGTGTTTGATTCCAAACTGTTTGGCGCCAATGAAGCATGGCCGTCTGGCGTTGCGACGGCAGAAGCACTCCGTGCAGGAGACGAAGGCGGAAAGAAGGCAAAATTCCTTGGCATCGGCATTGCTGGCGGGCTGGCCGGTTCGGCGTTAGGCATTCCTATGTCAGCGTTAGGTGTTGCTTTTATTGGCAACATTTGGGCGCTGTCGATGTTTGGCATTGGTTTGCTGATCAACGGCTATTCACAACCATGGTTTCACTTTAATATCAACGATTATTACATTCCCCATGGGATGATGATCGGCGCTGGCCTCGTTGCCCTGCTTCAGTTCATTTATACGATTGTCAAAGGACAAACGAGCAAAAAGCGTACGATTACGAAGAAATCAGAACAGGCTACTAATCACGTATATACACGCAGTGAACTTGACGTAGCAAAAGGATTTGGCTTTGGATTTCTTGCCTATGTCATTGGCGCTATGCTCGTTGCTTTTCTAGCGGGACTCTATACTGAATTGTCAGTCGGTCAATTAGTGCTATTTATTCTTTTTGCCGCTTTTGCGACATTGGTTTCAGAAATGATCGTCGGTGTCGCTGCGATGCACTCTGGCTGGTTTCCTGCTTTTGCCGTTACGCTGATCGTGCTGTTAATCGGGATCATGCTCGGCTTTCCACCAATCGCGTTAGCGTTGCTTACCGGTTACACGGCGGCTACTGGACCAGCTTTTGCCGATTTTGGATTTGATTTAAAGACAGGATTTTTAATCAGAGGCCGCTCCAATTGGGAACAAGAGCTCTACGGCCGGCGCTTGCAGCTGATTGCGGGCATGATCGGGCTCGTGGTAGCGATTGTGATGGTGCTGCTTTTCCATCAGATGTATTTTGCCCAGGACTTGGTTCCTCCTGTTGACCGTGTATTTACAGCAACGATACAGGAAGGCATTGCTGGCGAAACAGGAAAGTACTTGCTGATTTGGGCGATTCCTGGAGCGATCATTCAATTGATTGGCGGCGCTAAACGCCAGCTTGGCATTATGCTAGCAACTGGGTTGCTAGTTATGAACCCTTGGGCTGGTTGGGCCGTTCTAGTGGGCATACTAGCACGGATCGTAATTTTGAAATGGAAAGGCGAAGCCGGTGAGTCGGCGATGTTTACAACCGCAGCTGGATTCATTGCTGGAGATGCGCTTTATAGTTTCTTTAGCTCTGTCTTTAAAGCCCGGTAA
- a CDS encoding DUF1177 domain-containing protein: protein MSLTYTMQIVEMLDDPAINGEKVAALFSGYTYAKAETTTVTGEQGSTDFVKIQIKGTNGKQSGGNAPTFGIVGRLGGIGARPSRIGLVSDADGAVAAVATALKLAEMAEKGDRLPGDVLLTTHICPNAPTVPHEPVDFMGSPVDILTMNKHEVLPEMEAILSIDTTKGNKIIKHKGIAISPTVKEGYILKFSDDLLRIMEMTTGDLPSTFAITTQDITPYGNDVYHINSILQPAVATNAPVVGLAITATSAVPGCGTGASHEVDIAQAVRFAIETAKEYTAGTTRFYDKNEFAHLQHLYGSMNVLQTMGKGK, encoded by the coding sequence ATGTCATTGACGTATACGATGCAAATAGTTGAAATGTTAGACGATCCTGCTATTAATGGCGAGAAAGTAGCAGCGTTATTTAGCGGATATACTTATGCAAAAGCAGAAACAACAACGGTGACTGGTGAACAAGGCTCGACTGATTTTGTGAAAATCCAGATCAAAGGCACAAACGGAAAACAATCTGGCGGAAATGCGCCGACTTTTGGAATCGTCGGTCGCCTTGGCGGGATTGGTGCTCGCCCTAGCCGGATTGGGCTTGTCTCTGACGCAGACGGCGCTGTTGCAGCAGTTGCCACTGCGCTAAAGTTAGCGGAGATGGCCGAAAAAGGCGATCGCCTTCCTGGAGATGTGCTGCTCACGACACATATTTGCCCAAATGCGCCAACGGTTCCACATGAGCCAGTCGATTTCATGGGTTCTCCTGTTGACATTTTAACAATGAACAAACATGAAGTGCTGCCAGAAATGGAAGCGATTCTATCCATTGACACGACGAAAGGCAATAAAATCATTAAACATAAAGGGATCGCCATCTCGCCTACAGTTAAAGAAGGATATATTTTGAAGTTTAGCGATGACCTTTTGCGGATTATGGAAATGACAACAGGCGACCTTCCGTCTACATTCGCGATTACGACACAGGACATTACACCTTATGGAAATGATGTTTACCATATCAATTCCATTCTCCAACCTGCCGTTGCGACAAATGCGCCAGTTGTTGGTCTCGCCATTACAGCCACTTCTGCTGTGCCCGGTTGTGGCACAGGTGCTAGTCATGAGGTTGACATTGCCCAAGCGGTACGGTTTGCAATCGAGACAGCGAAGGAATATACGGCGGGAACTACGCGTTTCTACGATAAAAATGAATTCGCCCATTTGCAACATTTGTATGGATCAATGAACGTTCTGCAAACGATGGGAAAGGGCAAGTAA
- a CDS encoding DUF917 domain-containing protein, giving the protein MARTVLTAEMVEQAVYGGAILGGGGGGWIAQGLEKGRAALAKGTVELISIDELNDDDEAVCVSLVGAPAAKDQYVDDNQLLMTVELLQKNYPGTIKAIMTNENGAATTVNGWLQAALTGLPVIDAPCNGRAHPTGAMGALNLSEQQDYVSYQAAAGGFGSRAISGFVSGTLDYVGNVIRRMSVEAGGMVGVVRNPVSVAYIKAHGAVGGISKAMEIGKAFLTEKEGSSKIEAVTAALHGRVVKVGHVSGFELKTEGGFDVGRLDVDGIELTFWNEFMTLEENGERKGTFPDLIMTFDADTGQPVVSAEVKNGQKLAVICVPQSELLLSSTMKNERLLRTIEPVIQKTIV; this is encoded by the coding sequence ATGGCACGAACAGTATTGACAGCAGAGATGGTTGAGCAAGCTGTTTACGGCGGGGCGATCCTTGGCGGCGGCGGTGGCGGCTGGATCGCCCAGGGGCTTGAAAAAGGCCGGGCTGCTCTGGCGAAAGGCACAGTAGAGCTCATTAGCATTGATGAATTGAACGACGATGATGAAGCCGTATGCGTTTCCCTCGTCGGCGCACCGGCCGCCAAAGACCAGTACGTTGACGACAACCAATTGCTCATGACTGTTGAATTGTTGCAAAAAAATTATCCAGGCACCATTAAAGCAATTATGACCAACGAAAATGGCGCAGCGACGACAGTCAATGGCTGGCTTCAGGCAGCGTTGACTGGCCTGCCTGTTATTGACGCTCCTTGCAACGGCCGAGCACACCCTACCGGGGCAATGGGGGCGCTAAACTTGTCTGAGCAACAAGATTATGTATCGTACCAGGCAGCTGCTGGCGGGTTTGGCAGCCGTGCGATTAGCGGATTTGTCTCCGGGACGCTTGACTATGTCGGAAATGTCATTCGCCGCATGTCGGTTGAGGCCGGTGGAATGGTGGGCGTTGTCCGCAATCCAGTCAGTGTCGCTTATATAAAGGCACATGGGGCAGTCGGCGGCATTTCAAAAGCGATGGAAATCGGCAAAGCCTTTTTAACAGAAAAAGAGGGCAGCAGCAAAATTGAGGCTGTTACAGCAGCTTTACATGGCCGTGTTGTCAAAGTTGGTCATGTGAGCGGCTTTGAATTGAAAACAGAAGGCGGGTTTGATGTCGGCCGTTTGGATGTGGACGGAATTGAACTGACTTTTTGGAATGAATTTATGACATTAGAAGAAAACGGCGAACGGAAAGGCACTTTTCCTGATTTAATCATGACATTTGATGCCGACACGGGGCAGCCTGTCGTAAGCGCTGAAGTGAAGAACGGCCAAAAACTGGCGGTCATTTGCGTGCCGCAATCGGAGCTCCTTCTTAGCTCAACGATGAAAAATGAACGGTTGCTGCGCACGATTGAACCCGTTATCCAAAAGACAATCGTGTGA
- a CDS encoding AroM family protein produces the protein MKKIGLVTIGQSPRVDMTPEMRPFLGADVEFVEAGALDSLSPEQIKALAPDPDEQTYVSRLRNGDSAKLSKQKLLPHLQAELQKVEKHVSSSIIVCTGHFPTIEHEKTLLFPDKILCHFVQAVIGDGTLGAIVPLEEQIQQLAGKWGDLPLVSEAATPYAPSDIEGAAAALKEQGATLLVLDCMGYTNAHKQRAQAATGLPVILARSAVARAAAELA, from the coding sequence ATGAAAAAAATAGGGCTTGTCACAATTGGACAGTCGCCGCGCGTGGACATGACCCCTGAAATGCGCCCCTTTCTTGGCGCTGACGTCGAGTTTGTAGAAGCAGGCGCTCTTGATTCTTTATCGCCTGAGCAAATAAAAGCGCTCGCTCCCGATCCTGATGAGCAGACGTATGTCTCACGCCTCAGGAACGGGGACAGTGCTAAACTTTCTAAGCAGAAGTTGCTTCCACACTTGCAAGCGGAATTGCAAAAGGTCGAGAAGCACGTCTCGAGCTCGATCATTGTCTGCACCGGCCACTTCCCAACGATTGAACATGAAAAGACGCTGTTGTTCCCTGACAAAATTCTTTGCCATTTTGTCCAAGCCGTTATCGGTGATGGCACACTTGGGGCGATTGTGCCTTTAGAAGAACAAATACAACAGCTGGCCGGCAAATGGGGCGATCTCCCTCTTGTTTCAGAAGCGGCGACGCCTTATGCGCCGTCAGATATTGAAGGAGCGGCGGCAGCTTTAAAAGAACAAGGTGCTACGTTGCTCGTCCTCGACTGCATGGGTTATACAAATGCCCATAAACAGCGGGCTCAAGCGGCGACTGGGCTGCCTGTGATTCTTGCCCGCAGTGCAGTCGCCCGGGCAGCGGCAGAGCTAGCGTGA